A window of Buchnera aphidicola (Cinara laricifoliae) genomic DNA:
TGGTAATTTATTACGTTGACCAATATTATAATCATTAAAATCATGCGCTGGAGTTACTTTCATGCATCCTGTTCCTTTGGACATATCAATAGATACATCGCCAATAATAGGAATTATTCGATTTATCAAAGGAACTTTAACAAAACACCCAATATATTTTTTGTATCTAATATCATCAGGATGTACAGCTAATGCTGTATCTCCCAATAAAGTTTCAGGTCGAGTTGTAGCAATTACTACGCTTTTTTTATCAGTAAATTTAATATGATTACAATCATATATTAAAAAATACTCAATATACCACATTGTATTATTTCCAATACGGTTTTCTACTTCTAAATCAGAAACGACAGTCTGAAATTTTGAATCCCAATATATTAATTTTTTATTTCTATAAATTAATCCATCTTTATATAACATAATAAAAACTTTTTTAACTGCTATAGAAAAATCAGAATCTAATGTAAAACGAACTTTTTTCCAATTAATTAAATGACCTAATCGTTTAATTTGATTAAACATAATAGATTCAGATTTTTTTTTCCAATCAAAAATTTTACTAATAAATTCTTTTCTAGAATATGAATTTTTATTTTTTCCTTCTTTTTTTAATAAACGCCGTTCAACAACCATTTGTGTTGCAATACCTGCATGATCAGTACCCATCTGTAATAAAGTATTTTTACCAGACATACGATAATATCGTATTAAAACATCCATAATAGTCTGTTGAAACGCGTGGCCCATATGTAAATATCCAGTTATATTTGGCGGTGGGACCATAATACAAAAATTATTATTTTTAACATCATTATTTTGATGACAATAAAGTTTATTTTTTTTCCAAATTTTTTGTACTTTTTTCTCTATTAAAGTAAAATCAAAATTTTTATTCATTATTTTTGTTTAATTATATTGATTTATTTGTTTAACATAATTTATATCATTATATTCTTTAATTTTAAATTTATAATCAAAATGGATTTTTATATATATTTGACATATAAAAATATGTTAATATGATTATTAATACTACTCATATTAAAAATATAATTTTATTTTTATAAAAATTATCAAAGATAATATTATTAATAATATCTTTACATATTAAAATAATTTATCATAATAGATATAATTTAATAAATTAGATTATAATATTAATATTAATGTTATTAAAATAATATTTAACTAAATTTATTTTATATATTTTATATATATAAAATTATTTATATTGATTTAAAAAATAAAATAATTATACAAACATAATAATCATTATTATTTTTAAACAAGATAATTATTTATGAAAATGAATAAAATAAATTATTTTATTCATTATATATTTTATAATATATAAATATGATTATTGTTCTTGTTAATTTAAAACATATAAATTATATGTAACCAACATGATAAAATCATAAAATGATATATATTGTAAAACATAACTTTATTATTATCAATTAAATTTCAGTATAACTTAATAAGTTAAATCATATTAAAATTAATTAATTTATTAAAAATATATTTTTATAAAAATACATAAAATGCATATTAAATGCATATATATATCAATATAGTAATAATCACTATTAACAAAATATATTTTTATTCATAACTAATTAATGATTAATATCTTGATAATTAATTATTTTTAAAAAATTAATTATCATCTTATTTTTTTATATATATTTACTGTATGAAGAATTTATTAAAAAATTAATATAAAACATAATTATATATAAAAATTTAATTTCATTAACTAAAAACCAATTTATATATATGAGAATTTATATGAAAACATTATATCAAAAAAGTTGTCTCAAATTATCAGATTTTACATACGAAGAAATATTTTATTTGATGAAACTATCAAAATTTTTAAAAAAAAATAAACATAATAAAAAAGAAAAAAAATATATAAAAGGAAAAAATATAGCATTAATTTTTGAAAAACAATCTACTAGAACCAGATGTGCTTTTGAAGTTGCTGCATATGATCAAGGAGCACATACTACATATATAGGACCTAATGACACACATATTGGATATAAGGAATCCATTGAAGATTCTGCTAAAGTGTTAGGAACAATGTATGACGGCATTCAATATAGAGGTTATAACGATACAATACTTGAAAACCTTAAGAAATATTCAAAAATACCTATATGGAACGGTTTAACAGATAAATTTCATCCTACTCAAATTTTAGCGGATTTATTTACAATAATAGAAACTTTTCCTGAAAAACCATTAAAAAAAATTCACTGTGCATATGTAGGAGATGCTCAAAATAATATCGCTAATTCATTAATTGAAGCAGCAAATATAATAAATTTTAAATTAAATATTGTTTCTCCTGAATCATATTGGCCTAAAAAAAATTTTTTAAATAAAAAATATTCTTTGTATAATAAACGGAAAAATATTATTTATACCGATAAAATTATAGAAGGTGTGAAAAATGTTGACTTAATTTATACAGATGTATGGGTGTCACTAGGAGAAAGTGATGACATGTGGAAAAAAAGAATAGAAGAATTATATCCATATCAAGTAAATAAAAAAATGTTAAATATATCTAATAATCCTAATATTAAAATATTACATTGTCTACCTGCGCTACATAATAAAAAGTCTTTAATAGGATTACAATTACATAATAAATTTAAATTTAATAATGGATTAGAAATTACCGATGATATTTTTAATTCTAATATAAATCTAAGTTTTCGACAATCCGAAAATCGATTACATACAATTAAAGCATTATTAGTATCGTGTTTATCAGAAGAAAAAATTTTTTAATAAAAATATTTATGATAAATTATTTAATAATAATAATTTCAATCATATTTTTGTATAAAAAAAACTATAATTTAATTTTTATAAACTAAAATTGAGTCTTATATGTTAAAAAAAAAAAATGTATCTAAAAAAATATTTGGACCATATTCACCTATTTTAAAAATAAACAATTTATTTTTTATTTCTGGACAAATTCCAATAAATCAAAATACTGGAACTATACCAAAATATTTATCTGAACAAACAAATTTAGTATTAAATAATCTTAGAATATTATTAGAAGAAAATCAATTAAGTATCGTAAATATTATTAAAACTACTATTTTTACAACCAAAATAGATAAATTAAAAGAAATTAATTTAT
This region includes:
- the argF gene encoding ornithine carbamoyltransferase, with the translated sequence MKTLYQKSCLKLSDFTYEEIFYLMKLSKFLKKNKHNKKEKKYIKGKNIALIFEKQSTRTRCAFEVAAYDQGAHTTYIGPNDTHIGYKESIEDSAKVLGTMYDGIQYRGYNDTILENLKKYSKIPIWNGLTDKFHPTQILADLFTIIETFPEKPLKKIHCAYVGDAQNNIANSLIEAANIINFKLNIVSPESYWPKKNFLNKKYSLYNKRKNIIYTDKIIEGVKNVDLIYTDVWVSLGESDDMWKKRIEELYPYQVNKKMLNISNNPNIKILHCLPALHNKKSLIGLQLHNKFKFNNGLEITDDIFNSNINLSFRQSENRLHTIKALLVSCLSEEKIF
- a CDS encoding Rid family detoxifying hydrolase; protein product: MLKKKNVSKKIFGPYSPILKINNLFFISGQIPINQNTGTIPKYLSEQTNLVLNNLRILLEENQLSIVNIIKTTIFTTKIDKLKEINLYYKKFFDKYTTIYPTRSCIGVLELPKKVYIEIEAIAST